The Bernardetia litoralis DSM 6794 genome includes a window with the following:
- a CDS encoding TerC family protein — protein sequence MNFEYLLTAQGLTSLFILALLEIVLGIDNIIFISIIAGKVPPEKQGFTRTVGLALALVVRIGLLFGITWLIGLTATVIDVNEILQTIGINKELGEGAKLSWKDIILLLGGIFLVYKSTTEIHDKMELTEEEETPKVGSNAVAAAIFQIILVDIVFSFDSILTAVGIVKEVSVMIMAVIISMIVMMLFAGKISDFINNNPTFKMLALSFLILIGFLLVLESLDVHVEKTYVYVAMAFACGVEVLNMRTRKGTQKHRNVIPMGESVPVPFMKDEEEKK from the coding sequence ATGAATTTTGAATATTTATTGACTGCACAAGGACTAACAAGTCTTTTTATTCTTGCTCTTTTAGAAATTGTATTAGGCATAGATAATATTATTTTTATCAGTATCATAGCTGGAAAAGTGCCACCCGAAAAACAGGGGTTTACTAGAACTGTTGGTTTGGCATTAGCTCTTGTTGTACGCATAGGTTTACTTTTTGGAATTACTTGGCTTATTGGTTTGACGGCTACGGTTATTGATGTAAACGAAATTTTGCAAACCATAGGAATAAATAAAGAACTGGGAGAAGGTGCAAAACTTTCTTGGAAAGATATTATTTTGCTTTTGGGAGGAATATTTTTAGTGTATAAAAGCACAACAGAAATTCATGATAAAATGGAGCTTACAGAAGAAGAAGAAACGCCAAAAGTAGGAAGTAATGCCGTTGCAGCAGCTATTTTTCAGATTATTTTGGTAGATATTGTATTTTCATTTGATTCTATTCTTACGGCTGTCGGAATTGTCAAAGAGGTTTCAGTTATGATTATGGCTGTAATTATTTCAATGATTGTGATGATGCTTTTTGCAGGAAAAATTAGTGATTTTATTAATAATAATCCTACTTTCAAGATGCTTGCGCTTTCATTTTTAATCTTGATTGGTTTCCTTTTAGTATTAGAATCTTTAGATGTTCATGTTGAAAAAACGTATGTGTATGTAGCAATGGCATTTGCTTGTGGAGTAGAGGTTTTGAATATGCGTACTCGTAAAGGAACTCAAAAACATAGAAATGTAATTCCGATGGGAGAATCTGTGCCTGTTCCGTTTATGAAAGATGAAGAGGAGAAAAAATAA
- a CDS encoding ABC transporter ATP-binding protein: MLKTQNLTIGYPSKIILENLNLHLEKGKLTALLGINGAGKSTLLRTIAGVQKPILGNVFLNYNNSYKNEYKSIQKLSKKEIAKKISLVLTEQAATTRLTVKELIALGRYPHTGWNGNFDKEDKNKIDWAIEAVGMNEYADVPIGELSDGLRQKTMIGRALAQEGDILLLDEPTAHLDLVNRSEVMLLLSQIATEFDKAILVSTHELDLILQIAHKLWLISSNSENKLNKKLFVGLTEELVLNGELANAFIRPPLYFDREKGNFKILNKEHKITYFIEGDAIGTYWTKLALEKRGIYSEILDKDVNNSNLENNLIIKVVSQNSTSWKWIFERKEFENLEEFLEFVLIDESSK; this comes from the coding sequence ATGCTCAAAACCCAAAACTTAACCATTGGTTATCCTTCCAAAATTATTTTAGAAAACCTTAATCTTCATTTAGAAAAAGGAAAACTAACAGCTCTTTTAGGGATAAATGGAGCAGGAAAATCGACACTTTTACGAACGATTGCAGGTGTACAAAAACCAATTTTGGGAAATGTATTTTTAAATTATAACAATTCCTATAAAAATGAATATAAATCAATTCAGAAACTTTCTAAAAAAGAAATTGCCAAAAAAATAAGTTTGGTTTTGACCGAACAAGCTGCAACTACTCGCCTTACAGTCAAAGAATTGATTGCTTTAGGGCGTTATCCTCATACAGGTTGGAATGGAAATTTTGATAAAGAAGACAAAAATAAAATTGATTGGGCAATAGAAGCTGTCGGAATGAATGAATATGCAGATGTTCCGATAGGAGAATTGAGTGATGGACTTCGACAAAAAACGATGATTGGACGTGCGCTGGCACAAGAAGGCGATATTTTACTTTTGGATGAACCTACGGCACATTTAGATTTAGTTAATCGTAGTGAAGTGATGTTACTTTTATCACAAATTGCGACCGAATTTGATAAAGCAATTTTAGTTTCAACACATGAATTAGATTTGATTTTACAGATTGCTCATAAATTATGGCTTATTTCTTCTAATTCTGAAAATAAATTAAATAAAAAATTATTTGTAGGCTTGACAGAAGAACTGGTTTTGAATGGAGAATTAGCAAATGCTTTTATTCGTCCTCCTCTTTATTTTGATAGAGAAAAAGGAAATTTTAAAATCTTAAATAAAGAACACAAAATTACCTATTTTATTGAAGGTGATGCAATTGGAACATATTGGACAAAATTAGCACTAGAAAAACGAGGAATTTATTCAGAAATTTTAGATAAAGATGTTAATAATTCTAATTTAGAAAATAATTTGATTATCAAAGTAGTAAGTCAGAATTCAACTAGTTGGAAATGGATTTTTGAGAGGAAAGAGTTTGAGAACTTGGAGGAGTTTTTAGAGTTTGTTCTGATAGATGAGTCTTCAAAGTAG
- the rpoN gene encoding RNA polymerase factor sigma-54, translated as MQKLFVKQSLSQKLSPQQIQFIKLLQIPTAELDSRVEEELESNPALEEGREKEKEKEDDNSDDYDEMDYSETSLESLKDSTTDVNINDYLSQDDVAGYKMQGDGNYQEEDRDMPISSMTSLIDELTRQLGYLRLDERMHTIGMQLIGSVDDDGYIRRDLDAIVNDLAFIQNIQTDKSEIEKLLRRIQQFDPAGIGARDLQECLLIQLKRQEKIKKEDAPLTEENKGEFKILEDAIHIISMCFEEFKKKHFKKIQRKLNLSEDELRAAMGIILKLNPKPGGSGFGMVKVQYIIPDFTIKYNSGDLELSLNSRNAPQLHISRNYTNMLEGYDKSDKKDKKLKQEVSFVKQKLDAAKWFIDAIKQRQHTLLKTMSAIMNYQREFFLEGEDSKLRPMILKDIANEIGMDISTVSRVANSKAVQTDFGVFPLKYFFSESIQTDSGEDVSSKEVKAILKGLIEDESKRKPYSDDKLEKLLRARGYQIARRTVAKYREQLNIPVARLRKEV; from the coding sequence ATGCAAAAATTATTTGTAAAACAATCACTTAGTCAGAAGTTATCGCCTCAGCAGATACAGTTTATTAAACTATTACAAATTCCGACGGCTGAATTAGATTCAAGAGTAGAAGAAGAACTAGAAAGCAATCCTGCTTTGGAAGAAGGTCGAGAAAAAGAAAAGGAAAAAGAAGACGATAATAGTGATGATTATGATGAAATGGATTATTCCGAAACCTCTTTGGAGTCTTTAAAAGATTCGACAACAGATGTAAATATTAATGATTATTTGAGTCAAGATGATGTTGCTGGTTATAAGATGCAAGGCGATGGAAACTACCAAGAAGAAGACCGAGATATGCCAATTTCTTCGATGACTTCGCTCATTGATGAACTTACTCGTCAGCTTGGATATTTGCGTTTAGATGAGCGCATGCACACTATCGGAATGCAACTTATTGGAAGTGTTGATGATGATGGATATATACGAAGAGATTTAGATGCAATAGTTAATGACCTTGCATTTATACAAAATATTCAAACAGATAAATCTGAGATAGAAAAATTATTAAGACGCATTCAGCAATTTGACCCAGCAGGAATTGGCGCAAGAGATTTGCAAGAATGTTTATTAATTCAGCTAAAAAGACAAGAAAAAATAAAAAAAGAAGACGCACCTCTAACAGAAGAAAATAAAGGCGAATTTAAGATTTTAGAAGATGCTATTCATATTATTTCAATGTGTTTTGAGGAATTTAAGAAAAAACATTTTAAGAAAATTCAGCGCAAACTAAATCTTTCAGAAGACGAATTAAGAGCAGCAATGGGAATTATCTTAAAATTAAATCCAAAACCAGGAGGTTCGGGTTTTGGAATGGTAAAAGTACAATATATAATTCCAGATTTTACAATAAAATACAATAGTGGCGACTTAGAACTTTCACTTAATTCTAGAAATGCACCTCAACTTCATATTAGTAGAAATTATACAAATATGCTAGAAGGATACGATAAAAGTGATAAAAAAGATAAAAAACTAAAACAAGAAGTTTCTTTTGTAAAACAAAAACTAGATGCTGCAAAATGGTTTATTGATGCCATCAAACAGCGTCAGCACACACTTTTAAAAACGATGAGTGCCATCATGAATTATCAGAGGGAATTCTTTTTGGAAGGAGAAGATTCAAAACTTCGTCCTATGATTTTGAAGGATATTGCAAATGAAATAGGAATGGACATTTCAACTGTTTCTAGGGTTGCAAATAGTAAAGCAGTACAAACCGATTTCGGAGTTTTTCCATTAAAATATTTCTTTTCTGAAAGTATTCAAACCGATTCGGGCGAAGATGTAAGTAGCAAAGAAGTAAAAGCAATTTTGAAAGGACTTATTGAAGACGAAAGCAAACGCAAACCCTATTCAGATGATAAATTAGAAAAATTATTGCGTGCTAGAGGTTATCAAATTGCACGCAGAACAGTTGCAAAATATAGAGAACAACTTAATATTCCTGTTGCTAGACTTAGAAAAGAGGTTTAG
- a CDS encoding DMT family transporter: protein MKIPKIDKTILVHLALFAVALIYGANYTIAKEVMPLYISPSATILMRVLGAAILFWILVGKKRLILSNKREKIILLLSAIFGVVVNQLLFFEGLARTTPINAALIMTTTPLLVLMVSAITGGEKFTFFKIIGISLGLLGAAMLIGSKTVSDSSLPFSFVFDFNLGDLLILLNAVSYAIYLVIAKPLLKKYSALSISKWMFTLALPFVLPFGFSDLGTTNFEQIPTEIYVGLGYIVLFTTFLTYLLNAWALKSVSSSVVGIYIYLQPVLATFIAVALDKDSLTPTKLIWAACIFLGVFLVSRK from the coding sequence ATGAAAATTCCAAAAATTGATAAAACTATTCTTGTTCATTTGGCTCTTTTTGCTGTCGCATTGATTTATGGTGCAAATTATACTATTGCAAAAGAAGTAATGCCACTTTATATTTCTCCTTCAGCAACGATTTTGATGCGTGTTTTGGGGGCTGCTATTCTTTTTTGGATTTTGGTAGGTAAAAAGCGTCTTATTTTATCCAATAAAAGAGAAAAAATAATTTTGCTCTTGAGTGCCATTTTTGGAGTAGTTGTAAATCAACTTTTGTTTTTTGAAGGATTGGCACGCACTACACCCATTAATGCAGCATTAATTATGACCACAACACCTTTGCTTGTCTTGATGGTTTCGGCAATAACTGGAGGCGAAAAATTTACGTTTTTTAAAATTATTGGTATTTCTTTGGGGCTTTTGGGAGCTGCCATGTTGATTGGTAGCAAGACAGTTTCTGATTCTAGTCTTCCTTTTTCCTTTGTATTTGATTTTAATTTGGGTGATTTACTTATTTTGCTCAATGCTGTTTCTTATGCTATTTATTTAGTAATTGCAAAACCTCTTTTGAAGAAATACTCTGCTTTATCAATTAGTAAATGGATGTTTACGCTTGCTTTGCCTTTTGTTTTGCCTTTTGGTTTTTCAGATTTGGGAACAACTAATTTCGAACAAATTCCTACTGAAATTTATGTTGGTTTGGGATACATTGTTTTGTTTACAACATTTTTGACTTATTTATTAAATGCGTGGGCTTTAAAGAGTGTTTCTTCTAGTGTGGTCGGAATTTATATTTATTTGCAGCCTGTTTTGGCTACTTTTATAGCTGTTGCATTGGACAAAGATTCACTTACACCTACAAAACTTATTTGGGCAGCTTGTATATTTTTAGGTGTTTTTTTGGTGAGTAGGAAGTGA
- a CDS encoding T9SS type A sorting domain-containing protein, giving the protein MDGLGRTIHRQAISMNEKTTSINLPKISAGVYVVQIVSEGKVYTKQLIIQ; this is encoded by the coding sequence ATTGATGGATTAGGTAGAACTATTCATCGTCAAGCAATTTCGATGAATGAAAAAACTACTTCTATAAATCTTCCAAAAATAAGTGCAGGAGTTTATGTTGTGCAGATTGTTTCGGAAGGAAAAGTATATACTAAACAGTTGATTATTCAATAA
- a CDS encoding IS110 family transposase, producing MQTYQNFIGIDVSKAHLDVALIQNAKRVSHTQIKNNIEAISAYLEELKGQIDLSETLFGLESTGHYINFLVTTLVSFDCSIWVENALQIKKSMGATREKNDEIDSERIGLYAFRFQDQVRLYSPVNENITVLKTLQTLRKKHVVHRQELETYAKETKAFSKKAINEVIDQHTQTLLEYLTLQIENIEKQMLEIIQNDKELKEIYQLTTSVTGVGKVTAVHLIVMTEGFTKFDTAKQLACYAGVVPFERSSGSFKGKARVSNRANKTLKTALHMCALSASRAKGELNDYFIRKVAEGKNKMSVINAIRNKIIQRVFACVKNKIPYDKNGLKFNNFSKG from the coding sequence ATGCAGACTTACCAAAATTTTATAGGCATTGATGTAAGCAAAGCGCATTTGGATGTTGCTTTAATTCAAAATGCAAAACGTGTTTCTCATACACAAATCAAAAATAATATAGAAGCTATTTCAGCTTATTTAGAAGAACTAAAAGGGCAAATAGATTTATCAGAAACTCTATTTGGTTTAGAATCAACAGGTCATTATATCAATTTTCTAGTAACTACTTTAGTTAGTTTTGATTGTTCTATTTGGGTAGAAAATGCTTTACAAATCAAAAAATCAATGGGAGCAACTAGAGAAAAAAATGATGAGATTGATTCAGAACGAATTGGTTTGTATGCTTTTCGTTTTCAAGACCAAGTACGATTATATAGCCCTGTTAATGAAAATATCACTGTTTTGAAGACTTTACAGACCTTACGAAAAAAACATGTAGTACATAGACAAGAACTAGAAACCTATGCAAAAGAAACAAAAGCATTCAGTAAAAAGGCTATAAATGAAGTCATAGACCAACACACACAAACATTATTAGAGTACTTAACTTTACAAATAGAAAACATTGAAAAGCAAATGTTAGAAATTATTCAGAACGATAAAGAGCTAAAAGAAATTTATCAACTTACTACCTCTGTAACAGGAGTTGGAAAAGTAACAGCCGTTCACTTGATTGTTATGACAGAAGGATTTACAAAATTTGATACAGCTAAACAACTTGCTTGTTATGCAGGAGTAGTACCTTTCGAACGTTCCTCTGGAAGTTTTAAAGGAAAAGCAAGAGTATCAAACAGAGCTAACAAAACACTCAAAACAGCTTTACATATGTGTGCCCTATCTGCATCAAGAGCAAAAGGGGAATTGAATGACTACTTTATAAGAAAAGTAGCCGAAGGAAAAAATAAGATGAGTGTCATTAATGCTATACGAAATAAAATTATTCAACGTGTTTTTGCCTGTGTCAAAAATAAAATACCTTATGACAAAAACGGACTAAAATTTAACAATTTTTCTAAAGGATAG
- a CDS encoding toxin-antitoxin system YwqK family antitoxin, whose translation MSHSFFPNGDTAVISFYKNDMLDGNFISFYENGNKQSNSTFINGKREGTAYFFHENGNISSITNTKMGVRTDSQYTYNKNGKLESMFYIDSLGNITKTIFLDSLGNVTETTDHENIIFHDSSTVPRSFKN comes from the coding sequence GTGAGCCATAGCTTTTTTCCCAATGGAGATACAGCAGTTATATCATTTTATAAGAATGATATGCTAGATGGCAACTTTATATCTTTTTATGAAAATGGAAATAAACAGTCAAACTCTACATTTATAAATGGTAAACGAGAAGGGACAGCATACTTTTTCCATGAAAATGGAAATATTTCTAGCATTACAAACACAAAGATGGGAGTACGCACAGATTCTCAATACACATATAACAAAAATGGAAAACTAGAATCGATGTTTTACATAGATAGCTTAGGTAATATAACTAAAACAATTTTCCTTGATTCATTAGGTAATGTAACTGAAACAACGGATCACGAAAATATTATATTTCATGATAGTTCTACTGTTCCACGTAGCTTCAAGAATTAA
- a CDS encoding RNA ligase family protein: MEKIPTIFDRNWETNRKINDKLAVTDFDFKNAIATEKLDGTNVRITVRNHTVVRVEKRRNPDKKQKANGIKDP; the protein is encoded by the coding sequence ATGGAAAAAATACCAACTATTTTCGACAGAAATTGGGAAACCAACCGAAAGATAAATGACAAACTTGCTGTTACAGATTTTGACTTCAAAAATGCCATTGCTACTGAAAAATTAGACGGAACAAACGTTCGAATAACTGTTAGGAATCATACAGTTGTCAGAGTAGAAAAACGTAGAAACCCAGATAAAAAGCAGAAAGCAAACGGAATAAAAGACCCTTGA